In the genome of Coraliomargarita algicola, one region contains:
- the rsmI gene encoding 16S rRNA (cytidine(1402)-2'-O)-methyltransferase — protein MTHTKTNSPSGQLTLVAAPIGNLGDMTARAIETLKTVDAIACEDTRVTGKLLSKLEIQKNGPLTSYREENEKHMAGELADRIESGEHIALISDAGMPAISDPGFRLVRECRKRGLAVTAAPGLTAATTALALSGLPSDGFLYVGFLPPKSAARKRFFDSKRDFEYTIIVYESCHRIGKFLNELVDVLGEQRCISVGRELTKLHETVHTGPAAEVRDRVAKGSQKGEFVICIAKEGFEL, from the coding sequence TTGACACATACAAAAACAAACTCCCCCAGTGGCCAACTCACACTCGTCGCCGCACCAATCGGCAACTTGGGCGATATGACTGCACGCGCCATCGAGACACTCAAAACTGTCGATGCCATCGCCTGCGAAGATACCCGTGTCACGGGCAAACTACTCAGTAAGCTGGAGATCCAAAAAAACGGCCCACTGACCTCCTATCGCGAAGAAAACGAGAAGCACATGGCCGGCGAACTCGCCGATCGAATCGAATCTGGCGAGCACATCGCGCTCATCTCCGACGCGGGCATGCCAGCGATCAGCGACCCTGGCTTTCGGCTCGTGCGCGAGTGCCGCAAACGTGGCTTGGCAGTCACTGCTGCTCCGGGCCTCACTGCAGCCACCACAGCGCTCGCGCTATCAGGACTGCCCAGCGATGGCTTCCTCTACGTGGGTTTCCTCCCCCCAAAAAGTGCTGCCCGCAAACGCTTCTTCGACAGCAAACGCGATTTCGAATACACCATCATCGTATACGAGTCCTGTCACCGAATCGGGAAATTTCTCAATGAACTGGTCGACGTCCTCGGGGAGCAACGCTGCATCAGCGTCGGTCGCGAACTGACTAAGCTGCACGAAACCGTGCACACCGGCCCCGCCGCCGAGGTGCGCGACCGCGTAGCCAAAGGCAGCCAAAAAGGCGAATTCGTCATCTGCATCGCCAAGGAAGGCTTCGAACTATAA
- a CDS encoding ribonuclease D, translated as MITTTEALADVVRRAREAGAVGVDTEFIWDRTYYPTLGLVQIGYPDGHCELIDAPAIEDWSPLAELMSDPDTVKILHDAQQDLNILYRACGGLPKNIFDTQRSSGFVGLSATISLSELLKTLLKVRLAKTETRSDWVARPLTDAQIKYAEDDVRYSVDLMLKIMGKAEALGRKEWIQDEMKIYEDVSNYSERDPDYEMPRVRGSGSLTQQQRNVLRALGAWRELKARRRNIPRGFVLSDDALVSLVKRPPNSAEDIRQMKGLSERSAERNRGHIWEAIERGRNGDLPELPNHKHIGPSPDDGYEARVDLSLASIKGMCLADKIDPALIGNRAEVTAFVLEVEGIDPSRHRMLRGWRGEFCGNALLRLLKGEGSISIDPESKLPQLS; from the coding sequence ATGATTACCACAACCGAAGCCCTTGCCGATGTCGTGCGCCGTGCGCGTGAAGCCGGTGCAGTTGGCGTCGATACCGAATTTATTTGGGATCGCACCTATTATCCGACCTTAGGTTTAGTACAAATTGGCTATCCAGATGGCCATTGTGAGCTAATTGATGCGCCCGCGATCGAGGATTGGTCGCCCTTGGCTGAGCTGATGTCGGACCCCGATACGGTAAAAATTCTGCATGATGCGCAACAAGATCTCAATATACTTTACCGCGCCTGCGGTGGCTTGCCGAAGAATATTTTTGATACCCAGCGCAGTTCGGGCTTTGTGGGGCTGTCGGCGACGATCTCTTTGAGTGAATTGCTAAAGACATTGCTCAAAGTACGCTTGGCAAAGACGGAGACTCGTTCGGATTGGGTGGCACGTCCGTTAACCGATGCACAGATTAAGTATGCTGAAGATGATGTGCGCTATTCGGTCGATTTGATGCTGAAAATTATGGGCAAAGCGGAGGCACTCGGCCGCAAGGAGTGGATTCAAGACGAGATGAAAATCTACGAGGATGTGTCTAATTACAGTGAGCGCGACCCCGATTATGAAATGCCCCGCGTGCGCGGCAGTGGTTCGCTCACGCAGCAGCAGCGCAATGTGCTGCGTGCGCTGGGAGCGTGGCGTGAGTTGAAAGCCCGTCGTCGTAATATTCCGCGAGGCTTTGTGCTTTCGGACGATGCATTGGTGTCACTGGTTAAGCGTCCGCCGAATAGCGCGGAAGATATTCGCCAGATGAAAGGTTTGAGCGAGCGCTCTGCTGAGCGAAATCGCGGGCATATCTGGGAAGCCATCGAACGCGGCCGAAATGGCGATTTGCCGGAATTACCCAATCACAAGCACATTGGGCCATCGCCAGACGACGGCTATGAGGCCCGGGTGGATCTCTCCTTGGCTTCGATTAAGGGCATGTGTCTCGCTGACAAAATTGACCCCGCATTGATTGGCAATCGAGCCGAAGTGACAGCCTTCGTTTTGGAGGTCGAAGGTATCGACCCGAGCCGGCATCGTATGCTGCGTGGTTGGCGTGGTGAATTTTGTGGCAATGCTTTGCTGCGCCTGCTGAAAGGCGAGGGCAGCATCTCGATTGATCCCGAATCGAAGCTGCCGCAGCTGAGTTAG
- a CDS encoding Hsp70 family protein, whose product MMSKQYSLGIDLGTSNSAMTVARLEDQALQDLSILQVVAPHTVEARPGLASNIYIAAPDEFPEGAFNLPGKELSHAHVVGAFARQHGAQVPDRLVSSAKSWLCSTQVDHHEPILPWQSSSVEAKLSPIEASRLYLESLVYGFKAAAEAAQSDWDLENTNVVLTVPASFDEVARSLTYEAAEAAGLGAVTLMEEPQAAFYAWLAQAGSDWRKQVAPGDIILVCDVGGGTSDFSLICVSEVEGNLELERISVGEHLLLGGDNLDLALAHVLRYQMEGEGKTIDDWQFLALVHACRSAKESLFENLDLTEVSLSVPSRGSSLFAGSVATSLSRDTLNQIALDGFLPLIDASEMPAARASAGLQEFGLSYESDPVLSKHLARFLTRSLQNVQANASLAGQFSAEVLAGSFLKPTAVLFNGGFFNAAPARERVLALLNQWSGADAPVRELAGARYDKAVAHGAAYYGLNQLSGSGVRVKAGASRSYYIGLETAGLAIPGFKPPLKALCVVPQGMEEGSEQILDSKEFGLVTGESVTFRFFSSAIRSGDAVGTILPDAEKELEETLELKMELTPLEGHATGEVVPVKLHARVTEMGTLDLWMQHTRSDHRWKLEFAVRTD is encoded by the coding sequence ATGATGTCTAAGCAATATAGTCTGGGAATTGATTTAGGGACGAGTAACTCGGCCATGACGGTAGCGCGGCTGGAGGATCAGGCATTGCAGGATCTGTCCATTTTACAAGTGGTGGCTCCACATACGGTGGAAGCACGTCCGGGTCTGGCCTCGAATATATATATTGCCGCGCCGGATGAGTTTCCTGAGGGCGCATTTAATTTGCCGGGCAAGGAGTTGTCTCATGCGCATGTGGTGGGGGCCTTTGCGCGTCAGCACGGGGCTCAGGTGCCTGACCGTTTGGTGAGTTCGGCGAAGTCTTGGCTGTGCAGCACCCAAGTCGATCACCATGAGCCCATCCTGCCGTGGCAATCCAGTAGTGTGGAGGCGAAGCTGTCTCCGATTGAGGCTTCGCGCTTGTATTTGGAATCTCTGGTGTATGGTTTTAAGGCCGCGGCGGAAGCGGCACAGAGCGACTGGGATCTGGAGAATACCAATGTAGTGCTCACTGTGCCGGCTTCGTTTGATGAGGTGGCGCGTTCGCTGACTTATGAAGCGGCGGAAGCGGCTGGCCTGGGAGCGGTCACTTTAATGGAGGAGCCACAAGCCGCCTTTTATGCATGGCTGGCGCAGGCGGGCTCGGATTGGCGCAAGCAAGTGGCGCCCGGAGATATTATTTTGGTCTGTGATGTCGGTGGGGGCACTTCAGATTTTAGTCTGATTTGTGTCTCTGAGGTCGAAGGAAATCTCGAGTTAGAGCGTATCAGCGTGGGGGAGCACTTGTTACTGGGAGGCGATAACCTCGATCTCGCGCTGGCGCATGTGCTGCGCTATCAAATGGAGGGTGAGGGGAAGACGATCGATGATTGGCAGTTTCTCGCATTGGTGCACGCCTGTCGCAGTGCGAAAGAAAGCTTGTTTGAGAATTTGGATTTGACGGAAGTCTCGTTATCCGTGCCTTCGCGCGGCTCGTCTCTGTTTGCGGGCAGTGTGGCGACCAGTTTGAGCCGCGACACACTGAATCAAATCGCGTTAGATGGTTTTTTGCCCTTGATTGATGCCAGTGAGATGCCGGCGGCGCGTGCCTCTGCGGGCTTACAGGAGTTTGGCTTGTCCTATGAAAGTGATCCCGTGCTGAGTAAACACCTGGCACGCTTCCTGACTCGTAGTTTACAGAACGTGCAGGCCAATGCTAGCTTGGCTGGTCAATTTAGCGCCGAGGTGCTTGCCGGCAGTTTCTTAAAGCCGACCGCGGTCTTGTTTAATGGTGGCTTCTTCAATGCGGCCCCCGCTCGTGAGCGTGTCTTGGCATTGCTCAATCAGTGGAGTGGTGCGGATGCGCCCGTGCGTGAGTTGGCTGGAGCGCGTTATGACAAGGCAGTGGCGCATGGTGCTGCGTATTACGGCCTGAACCAGCTCAGTGGCAGCGGTGTGCGGGTGAAGGCTGGCGCCTCGCGCAGTTATTATATCGGCTTGGAAACTGCGGGGCTGGCTATTCCCGGTTTTAAACCACCACTCAAAGCATTGTGCGTGGTGCCTCAGGGCATGGAAGAGGGCAGTGAGCAAATTTTAGATTCGAAAGAGTTCGGCTTGGTGACCGGGGAATCTGTGACGTTCCGCTTCTTTAGCTCTGCCATCCGTTCGGGCGATGCCGTCGGCACTATTTTGCCCGATGCGGAGAAGGAACTGGAAGAAACCCTGGAACTGAAAATGGAACTCACGCCGCTGGAAGGGCATGCGACAGGAGAAGTGGTGCCGGTCAAGCTGCACGCGCGGGTGACCGAAATGGGCACCTTGGATTTATGGATGCAGCACACCCGCTCCGACCACCGCTGGAAGTTGGAATTTGCTGTGCGCACGGATTAA
- the queF gene encoding preQ(1) synthase has translation MDIETFPNPNPERNYTIQHIQEEFTSTCPMTGHPDYATVVFSYAPDEVCIELKAMKLYLHSFRNKGIFFEAATNQIFEDLFAVCKPRWARLETIWRGRGGIRSNVVVEDAQEGYDGPTTFPFSA, from the coding sequence ATGGACATTGAAACATTTCCCAATCCGAACCCGGAGCGCAACTACACGATTCAGCATATTCAGGAGGAGTTTACTTCTACCTGCCCGATGACGGGGCACCCGGACTATGCCACTGTCGTGTTTAGCTATGCGCCGGATGAGGTCTGCATCGAGCTTAAGGCGATGAAGCTGTATCTGCACAGTTTTCGCAATAAGGGGATCTTCTTTGAGGCGGCCACCAATCAGATTTTCGAAGACTTATTTGCGGTTTGTAAGCCACGCTGGGCGCGCTTGGAGACCATCTGGCGCGGGCGCGGTGGCATACGCTCCAACGTGGTGGTTGAAGATGCGCAAGAGGGCTATGATGGCCCGACGACTTTTCCCTTTTCGGCCTAG
- a CDS encoding hsp70 family protein: MAARYFIGIDLGTSNCALSYIDSKDPTAGTQVFQIPQYASLNTVRESSSLPSFGYYLSEAEQSALAGDAVGEWDSGRVVGLLARELAGSDAARSISSAKSWLCHAGIDRERKLLPWKSEVIAEDDKCSPVEASAAYLDYLRFAWDQTIGREDKQSLFDRQDIVITVPASFDTVAQRLTLDAAQQARYPQSTRLLEEPQAAFYAWLETHGDARDWGQTLGELSERPKVVCVCDIGGGTSDFSLFELSQVAGEALPHVRRIAVSKHILLGGDNIDLALAHLAEAKLSGQTALSTTGWSQLVAQCRDLKERVLSTEGPEEEPFTIALAGAGGSLFESVQTLTLNRGEITRTVLDGFFPVCDADAQPANDASGLREIGLPYAQDSAITHHLADFIRGRKVDALLFNGGTLAAASVRVRLADQLAAWQEGQRPVILENTSLELAVARGAAWYRASLSREHVATIEGGSGHSFYLEVNYTPKRGKKKRKQSAETRLVCVLAQGSPLETSTRITALNLSLKVNMPVQFQAYTSTCREGDQGGDLVRKNEHDFHKLPVMQTMAQLPVGAPLPEDGNVAIELEAHLNSLGLLRVNCVSVRRILEENRVWRLEFNLRQADERAAGDAAPQQPDTGLSSEDLESSKALIADTFGPEPRIPASKLLKELERISHLNRREWNVPFIRELWQTHASFLTRRDRSPEHELAWLNAAGFFLRPGYGHALDPYFIRTLWTIYELDLAHANNKANREQYFLLWRRVAGGLDAAQQEALYDAWLDKTLQDSKQSYEPARMLGAFEHLSAEKRTQLAHHFTASIVRRSETFCDHSIWALGRVLNRVPLYGGEHAILPASEVWLAFEQLEALDWSRDNLRNLPQLFVQAARIVNNRDHDVAEDLRERIIAKATSSGASTQQTEPLRTFTPIDAKDIQQLFGESLPVGLQVES; encoded by the coding sequence ATGGCTGCTCGTTATTTTATCGGTATCGACCTGGGCACGAGTAATTGTGCGCTGTCTTACATCGACTCCAAAGACCCGACCGCAGGCACGCAGGTTTTTCAGATCCCGCAGTATGCATCATTAAATACGGTTCGCGAGTCGAGCTCGCTGCCTTCGTTTGGCTATTATTTGAGTGAGGCGGAGCAGTCGGCGTTGGCTGGCGATGCGGTCGGTGAATGGGACTCCGGCCGTGTGGTGGGCTTGTTAGCCCGTGAGTTAGCAGGTTCGGATGCGGCTCGAAGTATTAGTTCCGCCAAATCGTGGTTGTGCCATGCGGGCATTGATCGTGAGCGCAAGCTCTTGCCTTGGAAGAGCGAAGTGATCGCAGAGGATGACAAGTGTTCGCCTGTCGAGGCTTCGGCGGCCTATTTGGATTATTTGCGTTTTGCCTGGGATCAAACCATCGGGCGGGAGGATAAACAGTCGTTGTTTGACCGTCAGGACATCGTGATCACGGTGCCCGCTTCGTTTGATACGGTGGCTCAACGCTTGACCTTGGATGCGGCGCAGCAGGCACGCTATCCACAAAGCACACGCTTACTAGAGGAGCCACAGGCAGCTTTCTATGCCTGGTTGGAAACTCATGGTGATGCTCGTGACTGGGGGCAGACACTGGGGGAGTTGAGTGAACGCCCTAAGGTGGTCTGTGTGTGTGATATCGGCGGTGGCACCTCGGACTTCAGTTTGTTTGAATTGTCCCAGGTTGCTGGCGAGGCATTGCCCCATGTGCGTCGTATTGCCGTCAGTAAGCATATTTTACTCGGTGGCGATAATATCGATCTCGCGCTGGCGCATTTGGCAGAAGCGAAATTGTCGGGGCAGACCGCACTCTCGACTACGGGATGGAGTCAGCTGGTCGCGCAATGTCGGGATTTAAAAGAGCGCGTGCTCTCGACCGAAGGCCCTGAAGAGGAGCCTTTCACGATCGCGCTGGCGGGTGCTGGCGGCAGTCTTTTTGAGTCGGTGCAGACGCTTACTTTGAATCGCGGGGAAATTACCCGCACGGTGCTGGATGGTTTTTTCCCTGTTTGTGATGCCGATGCACAACCTGCGAATGACGCGAGTGGTCTGCGGGAGATCGGCTTGCCCTATGCGCAGGATTCCGCGATTACCCACCACTTAGCAGACTTCATTCGCGGACGTAAGGTGGATGCCTTATTGTTTAACGGAGGCACACTGGCGGCGGCCAGTGTGCGCGTGCGTTTGGCCGATCAGTTGGCTGCTTGGCAAGAGGGGCAGCGTCCTGTCATTTTGGAAAACACCTCGTTGGAGCTGGCCGTCGCGCGTGGGGCGGCCTGGTATCGTGCGAGTCTGTCGCGTGAGCATGTGGCCACGATCGAAGGCGGCTCCGGGCATAGCTTTTACCTTGAAGTGAATTACACGCCGAAGCGTGGAAAGAAAAAACGTAAGCAGTCCGCTGAAACACGATTGGTCTGCGTCCTCGCTCAGGGCAGTCCGTTGGAGACGTCGACGCGTATAACTGCGCTGAACTTGTCGCTCAAGGTGAACATGCCGGTGCAATTTCAGGCCTACACTTCTACCTGTCGTGAGGGCGATCAAGGCGGGGATTTGGTGAGGAAAAATGAGCATGATTTCCACAAGCTGCCAGTGATGCAGACCATGGCTCAACTGCCAGTCGGGGCGCCCCTCCCGGAGGACGGGAACGTGGCGATCGAACTGGAGGCGCATCTGAATAGTCTCGGCTTGTTGCGGGTCAATTGTGTCAGCGTGCGACGAATCCTGGAGGAGAATCGGGTTTGGCGACTGGAATTTAATCTGCGACAGGCCGATGAGCGCGCAGCGGGAGACGCTGCGCCCCAGCAGCCGGACACGGGGCTCAGCTCCGAGGATCTGGAGTCTTCAAAAGCGTTGATAGCGGACACCTTCGGACCTGAGCCGCGGATACCGGCGTCCAAGCTGCTGAAGGAGTTAGAGCGCATCAGTCATTTGAATCGACGCGAGTGGAACGTGCCCTTCATACGTGAATTGTGGCAAACACATGCCAGTTTTTTAACACGACGGGATCGATCGCCCGAGCATGAGCTCGCTTGGCTCAACGCGGCAGGCTTTTTTCTGCGTCCCGGCTACGGGCATGCCCTCGACCCGTATTTTATTCGCACCCTGTGGACGATCTATGAGCTCGATTTAGCCCACGCCAACAACAAGGCCAACCGCGAGCAGTATTTCCTGCTGTGGCGACGCGTGGCCGGGGGCCTGGATGCAGCGCAGCAAGAGGCACTCTACGATGCTTGGCTGGATAAGACACTACAAGACAGCAAGCAATCCTATGAGCCTGCGCGCATGCTCGGCGCATTCGAGCACCTGTCGGCTGAGAAGCGCACGCAGCTCGCGCATCATTTTACCGCCAGTATTGTCCGCCGCAGTGAGACTTTTTGCGATCATTCCATCTGGGCGCTCGGGCGTGTGCTCAATCGCGTGCCGCTTTACGGTGGCGAACACGCGATCCTGCCTGCCAGTGAAGTGTGGCTCGCATTCGAGCAGCTGGAGGCGCTGGATTGGAGCCGCGACAACTTGCGCAATCTGCCGCAACTCTTCGTGCAAGCTGCCCGTATCGTGAATAACCGCGATCACGATGTGGCGGAGGACTTGCGTGAGCGCATCATTGCGAAGGCCACATCATCTGGAGCCAGCACGCAGCAGACAGAGCCCCTGCGAACCTTCACGCCGATCGATGCTAAAGACATCCAGCAGCTCTTCGGGGAATCTTTACCAGTTGGTTTGCAGGTTGAGTCCTGA
- a CDS encoding response regulator: MQEDFEQVYLDLQRECLIEGARIVSMGAWIYDLDTGRLHWSEGVYDVHGLPRGQEPPGFEECLSYYVEADRERLREALDRIRQEVGSYDFECELITKAGVHKYVRVIGKSGSALSGCKNCLFGVIQDISETRRIRNALLEARDQANAANQAKSNFLATVSHELRTPLNPILGFSDLLLEEVEDEEQLEMVRAINDAGQSLIETINRIIEFAELNPEKKKLREDRFVLTELVNEVVFELQKNQPSFTVEIETEQQVALPDGGVVVGDYKKIKCVLLHLLENAAKFSGMNSAKLRSVVKSLDAEHIIWHVDVEDEGVGIDANMVDHVFDPFLLGNSTFTRAQGGAGMGLAICRGYVELMDGQISVKRTAGAGATFSFYICLSVAGAAAAGVGKDVVEARTEVDDVEVSKVPKVIEEVPAEDEEVPEVSKSREHISVLMVEDNVPNLYYQTRILKRMGYELTTATDGREALDKYKPDLYDVVLLDLHMPGIDGIDVLKSIRQGEARSGATRVPVIVLTADLLKSTQAVCREHGADEFVSKPVNADDLQRKITDVLTMR; encoded by the coding sequence ATGCAAGAAGACTTTGAACAAGTATATTTAGATTTACAACGTGAGTGTTTGATTGAAGGCGCGCGTATTGTGTCGATGGGAGCTTGGATCTATGATCTGGACACTGGACGGTTGCATTGGTCGGAAGGGGTGTACGATGTGCATGGGCTGCCTCGTGGGCAGGAGCCTCCCGGTTTTGAAGAGTGTTTGTCGTATTATGTGGAGGCGGATCGAGAGAGGTTGCGTGAGGCATTGGATCGGATTAGGCAGGAAGTCGGCAGTTACGATTTCGAGTGTGAGTTGATTACCAAGGCCGGGGTTCACAAATATGTGAGAGTCATTGGTAAGAGTGGTAGCGCACTGTCTGGTTGTAAGAATTGTTTATTTGGAGTGATTCAAGATATCTCCGAGACCCGGCGTATACGAAATGCGCTGCTTGAGGCGAGAGATCAGGCGAATGCCGCGAATCAGGCAAAGTCTAATTTCCTAGCCACGGTGAGCCATGAGCTACGTACGCCATTGAATCCGATCCTGGGCTTTTCAGATCTGTTGTTGGAAGAGGTGGAGGACGAGGAACAGCTGGAGATGGTGCGGGCGATCAATGATGCGGGGCAGAGTTTGATCGAGACCATTAATCGAATTATCGAGTTTGCAGAATTGAACCCCGAAAAGAAAAAATTGCGCGAGGATCGTTTTGTACTGACGGAATTGGTGAATGAGGTGGTTTTTGAGCTGCAGAAAAATCAGCCCTCTTTTACAGTGGAGATTGAGACCGAGCAGCAAGTCGCTCTGCCCGACGGAGGCGTGGTCGTGGGCGATTATAAAAAGATTAAATGTGTGCTCTTACATCTGTTGGAAAATGCGGCCAAGTTTTCGGGGATGAATTCTGCAAAGCTCCGCAGTGTTGTGAAATCGCTGGATGCGGAACACATCATCTGGCACGTGGATGTGGAAGATGAGGGCGTCGGGATTGATGCAAATATGGTGGATCACGTGTTTGATCCTTTTTTATTGGGCAATTCGACGTTTACCCGGGCTCAAGGGGGCGCGGGCATGGGGCTGGCCATCTGCCGAGGTTATGTCGAGTTGATGGATGGGCAAATTTCGGTGAAAAGGACTGCTGGGGCGGGCGCCACATTTAGCTTTTATATTTGCCTCTCCGTGGCGGGGGCTGCAGCTGCAGGCGTGGGCAAAGATGTCGTGGAGGCCCGCACGGAGGTCGATGATGTCGAAGTGTCTAAGGTGCCTAAGGTCATTGAAGAGGTGCCCGCTGAGGACGAAGAAGTGCCGGAGGTTTCGAAGTCACGCGAGCACATCTCGGTGTTGATGGTGGAAGATAATGTTCCGAACCTTTATTATCAGACTCGTATCCTGAAGCGAATGGGCTATGAGCTGACCACTGCAACGGATGGGCGCGAGGCTCTGGATAAATATAAGCCTGATCTCTACGACGTGGTCTTGCTAGACTTACATATGCCGGGTATTGACGGGATTGATGTGTTGAAGTCGATACGTCAGGGGGAGGCGCGTAGCGGGGCGACACGTGTGCCGGTGATCGTGCTGACTGCCGATTTATTGAAGTCGACACAGGCGGTGTGTCGCGAGCATGGTGCGGATGAGTTCGTATCCAAACCTGTGAATGCGGATGATTTACAGCGCAAAATTACAGATGTGCTGACAATGCGTTGA